One segment of Solanum lycopersicum chromosome 1, SLM_r2.1 DNA contains the following:
- the LOC101246974 gene encoding terpineol synthase, chloroplastic, producing the protein MYKLEMTMSISKSNLISKLEVPKSCISNVPIRRSGNYQPSIWDYNHIQSLKNHYSDEKFMRRRNELKMEVKIMLSDRNMKQLEQLEIIDNLQRLGLSYHFEDEIYSILNNLSDKGSKRDHLYAKALEFRLLRQHGFNIVSQETFGGFYDNTTGFGEIHHNEDTKGMLYLYEASFLAIEGEKELELARNLTEEHLREYLADQNKNDVDQNLVELVHHALELPLHWRMLRLETKWFINYYKKRQDKMIPFLLELATLDFNIVQAAHIEDLKYVARWWKETCLAENLPFARDRLVENFFWTIGVNFLPQYGYFRRIATKVNALVTTIDDVYDVFGTLDELQIFTHAIERWSIDELDRLPDNMKMCYYALDNFINQLADDAFEEQGIFISPYLRNSWRDLCKSYLREAKWYHSQYIPSMEEYMDNAWISISAPVILVHAYFLVANPVNKEALHYLENNYHDIIRCSALILRLANDLGTSSDELKRGDVPKSIQCYMNETQASEEEARQYIRLLISQTWKKLNEAHWLAADPFPKIFVTCAMNLARMAQCMYQHGDGHGGNNSTTKNHIMALLFESVPLGHKHSSAEKEDHSMVNYREKFMI; encoded by the exons ATGTATAAACTGGAAATGACAATGTCTATTAgcaaatcaaatttaatttcgaAATTAGAGGTTCCAAAATCCTGCATTTCTAACGTGCCAATTCGACGATCTGGAAACTATCAACCTTCTATTTGGGACTATAATCATATTCAATCACTGAAGAATCATTATTCA GACGAGAAATTCATGAGACGCCGCAATGAGCTGAAGATGGAAGTGAAGATTATGCTCAGTGATCGTAACATGAAGCAATTGGAACAGTTGGAGATTATTGATAATTTGCAAAGGCTTGGATTGTCTTATCACTTTGAAGATGAAATATACAGTATTTTGAATAACTTAAGTGACAAAGGTAGCAAAAGAGATCACTTGTATGCTAAAGCTCTTGAATTCAGGCTCTTGAGACAACATGGATTTAACATTGTTTCACAAG AAACTTTTGGTGGTTTCTATGATAATACAACTGGTTTTGGTGAAATTCATCATAATGAAGACACAAAGGGGATGTTATATTTGTATGAAGCTTCATTTCTTGCCATAGAAGGTGAAAAAGAATTGGAGTTGGCAAGAAATTTGACAGAAGAACACCTAAGAGAATATTTGGCtgatcaaaataaaaatgatgtggATCAAAATTTGGTTGAATTAGTGCACCATGCCTTGGAGCTTCCATTGCATTGGAGGATGTTGAGATTAGAAACCAAATGGTTTATCAATTATTACAAGAAAAGACAAGACAAGATGATCCCTTTTTTGCTTGAACTTGCTACCCTTGATTTCAACATTGTTCAAGCAGCTCACATTGAAGATCTAAAATATGTGGCAAG GTGGTGGAAAGAAACATGCTTAGCAGAGAATCTGCCATTTGCTAGAGATAGGTTGGTGGAGAATTTCTTTTGGACAATTGGAGTAAATTTTCTTCCTCAATATGGATACTTCAGAAGAATTGCCACAAAAGTTAATGCTTTAGTAACCACAATAGATGATGTGTATGATGTTTTTGGTACTCTGGATGAACTACAAATATTCACACATGCCATCGAAAG ATGGAGTATCGACGAATTGGATAGACTCCCAGACAATATGAAGATGTGTTATTATGCGCTCGATAACTTTATTAACCAATTGGCTGATGATGCTTTTGAAGAGCAAGGCATTTTCATTTCACCATATCTAAGAAATTCG TGGAGAGATTTGTGCAAATCATACCTGAGAGAAGCAAAGTGGTACCATAGCCAGTATATCCCAAGTATGGAAGAATATATGGACAACGCCTGGATTTCAATATCAGCTCCAGTAATATTAGTACATGCATATTTCCTCGTTGCCAACCCTGTAAACAAGGAGGCATTGCATTACTTGGAGAATAATTACCATGATATCATTCGTTGCTCAGCGTTAATTTTGAGGCTCGCCAATGATTTAGGAACATCATCG GACGAGTTGAAAAGGGGTGACGTACCAAAATCAATACAATGTTACATGAACGAAACACAAGCTTCAGAAGAAGAGGCTAGACAATACATCAGACTGCTGATTAGCCAGACATGGAAGAAATTGAACGAAGCTCATTGGCTAGCAGCAGACCCCTTCCCAAAGATATTTGTTACGTGTGCTATGAACCTAGCAAGAATGGCACAATGCATGTATCAGCATGGTGATGGCCATGGCGGTAATAACTCCACGACTAAAAACCACATCATGGCGTTGCTCTTTGAATCCGTTCCTCTAGGACACAAACATTCTTCAGCAGAAAAAGAGGACCACTCTATGGTCAACTATAGAGAGAAATTCATGATCTAG
- the LOC101267654 gene encoding magnesium-dependent phosphatase 1, which yields MGDEKVKNEAMEIMGLFQVLPRLVVFDLDYTLWPFYCECRSKNEKPSMYPQAKGILHAFKDKGVNVAIASRSPTPDIANAFLQKLEIKSMFVAQEIFSSWTHKTEHFQKINRKTTVPYNEMLFFDDENRNIQAVSKMGVTSILVGKGVNLGALRQGLSEFVKNSASVEKNKEQWRKFSKEPGSSKSDAQ from the exons ATGGGAGACGAAAAGGTGAAGAATGAAGCAATGGAGATAATGGGATTGTTCCAAGTTCTTCCTCGTCTCGTCGTCTTCGATCTTGATTATACCCTTTGGCCCTTTTATTg TGAATGCCGCTCCAAAAATGAGAAGCCATCGATGTATCCTCAGGCCAAAGGTATCTTGCATGCCTTCAAAGACAAAGGAGTGAATGTTGCTATTGCCTCAAGATCGCCAACTCCAGATATAGCAAATGCTTTCCTTCAAAAACTGGAGATAAAATCAATGTTTGTAGCCCAG GAGATATTCTCCAGTTGGACACACAAGACGGAACACTTTCAGAAAATCAACCGAAAGACTACGGTGCCCTACAATGAGATGCTgttttttgatgatgaaaatcgGAACATACAGGCG GTTTCAAAAATGGGTGTCACAAGTATATTGGTGGGCAAAGGGGTAAATTTAGGGGCTTTGAGGCAAGGACTCTCCGAGTTTGTTAAGAATTCTGCTTCAGTTGAAAAGAACAAAGAACAATGGCGCAAATTCTCAAAAGAACCAGGTTCATCCAAAAGTGATGCACAATGA
- the LOC101264377 gene encoding uncharacterized protein — translation MERDGEGIVSSQSQRVNNGRSISPNRVRTGSDPFLVTCRVFSFVTALVAILCIVVNVYSAVRSFKHGYDVFDGIFRCYAVVIAVIVVVAETEWGFFIKFWKVLEFSAGRGMLQIFVAVMTRAYPEDYGQRNDLILLRNIASYFLLTCGAIYIISGLLCFGFIKRARQAKEISREQAINDLQDLERRREELEALLIQERA, via the exons ATGGAGAGAGATGGCGAAGGAATAGTGAGCTCCCAGTCGCAGAGGGTTAACAATGGTCGTTCAATTTCACCCAATAGAGTCCGAACCGGATCCGACCCCTTCCTGGTGACTTGTAGAGTGTTCAGCTTCGTTACTGCACTTGTTGCTATTCTCTGCATTGTTGTTAATGTCTATTCTGCTGTCCGATCCTTTAAGCATGGATATGAC GTATTCGATGGAATTTTCCGGTGTTATGCTGTAGTGATTGCGGTTATTGTGGTTGTTGCGGAGACTGAATGGGGATTTTTCATCAAGTTCTGGAAG GTGTTGGAGTTTTCAGCTGGAAGGGGCATGCTACAGATCTT TGTTGCAGTGATGACCAGAGCTTATCCTGAAGATTATGGGCAAAGGAATGACCTCATCCTTCTCCGGAACATAGCTAGCTACTTTCTTCTTACCTGTGGTGCAATTTACATAATATCA GGATTGTTGTGCTTTGGATTTATCAAACGTGCTCGTCAGGCAAAAGAAATATCCAGGGAGCAAGCAATTAACGATCTTCAG GATTTGGAGCGTCGTAGAGAAGAGCTTGAAGCTCTGTTGATACAGGAGAGGGCTTGA
- the LOC101268434 gene encoding protein EXECUTER 1, chloroplastic — MASITPPPTFDVNTHKFNFSNPKFTSRLKRSSSSFTLSTSHLLSRVSGSAFCCRCRNGTGDGETVEPSPSVSSQNSSSSSSSWRWDLAFQDAVKNAMKKLDDYVNWSKGVGLDERKSEIGVDDQEWDWERWKKHFSEVEEEERLVSVLKAQLAHAISREDYEDAARLKVAIAAAATKDIVGRVMSHVNKALEEERYRDAAFMRDCAGTGLVGWWAGTSQDVSDPYGRIIRISAEHGRYVARSYSPRQLASTVEGAPLFEIFLTVDNKGEYRQQAVYLKRKPVQQDLPISSSKLPGASSNLDTVGPTENKSDMFDKISDAEEDGEDREDDFGFQNALKDMIPGVQVKVLKVTAPGKVDRDLISKVIEQIMDEEDEDEEKDYDLDSVDDEDEIKVERDGEQNVIELDTDNGVSDGEEQSQIAVRVVVGGLMQNSSNGAHHKDLLRVPARLEKKGHLSFTFTIEEDENKSNFSGSGQSPPNKKARLQGQRSLDHVMVDLAKFMGKGKIPMKVLKDMGELISLTLTQARNRQPLSKSTTFNRIEISTSPDPLNGLYIGAHGLYTSEVIHFRRRFGQWKEDGSPKESSRLEFYEYVEAVKLTGDSYVPAGQIAFRARIGKKYQLPHKGIIPEEFGVIARYRGQGRLAEPGFRNPRWVDGELVILDGKYIKGGPVVGFVYWDPEYHFLVFFHRLRLQE, encoded by the exons ATGGCGTCGATTACTCCCCCGCCGACATTTGATGTAAACACTCACAAATTCAACTTCTCAAACCCTAAATTCACTTCCCGATTAAAGCGTTCATCTTCGTCTTTCACTCTTTCAACCTCTCATTTACTATCTAGGGTTTCCGGTTCCGCTTTCTGTTGTCGTTGCAGGAATGGTACCGGTGATGGTGAGACTGTTGAGCCATCGCCATCTGTTTCTTCTCAGAATAgctcatcttcttcttcttcttggagATGGGATTTGGCGTTTCAAGATGCGGTCAAGAATGCGATGAAAAAGTTGGATGATTATGTGAATTGGTCAAAAGGAGTGGGACTTGATGAGAGGAAGAGTGAAATTGGTGTTGATGATCAAGAATGGGATTGGGAACGATGGAAAAAGCATTTTAGTGAGGTTGAGGAGGAAGAACGGTTGGTTTCTGTTTTAAAG GCACAGTTGGCTCATGCTATTAGTAGAGAAGATTATGAAGATGCTGCTAGACTCAAGGTGGCCATTGCTGCTGCAGCTACTAAGGACATTGTTGGAAGAGTGATGTCCCATGTAAAT AAAGCCTTGGAAGAAGAGCGCTACAGGGATGCAGCATTTATGCGTGATTGTGCTGGTACAGGATTG GTTGGATGGTGGGCTGGAACTTCACAAGATGTTAGTGATCCATATGGCCGCATTATTCGTATAAGTGCTGAGCATGGAAGATATGTCGCGAGAAGTTACAGTCCACG CCAGCTTGCTTCGACCGTGGAAGGGGCCCCtctctttgaaatatttcttacTGTGGATAATAAAGGCGAATACAGGCAACAG GCTGTTTACTTGAAGAGAAAGCCAGTTCAGCAAGATTTACCTATTTCTTCTTCAAAGCTGCCCGGTGCTTCCAGTAACTTGGACACTGTTGGTCCCACTGAAAACAAAAGTGATATGTTTGATAAGATCTCAGATGCTGAGGAAGATGGCGAAGACAGGGAAGACGATTTTGGCTTTCAGAATGCATTGAAAGACATGATTCCAGGGGTACAGGTCAAGGTTTTGAAAGTGACAGCTCCAGGGAAGGTAGATAGAGATCTAATATCAAAGGTCATTGAGcaaataatggatgaggaagatGAGGATGAAGAGAAGGACTATGATTTGGACAGTGTGGATgacgaagatgaaattaaggtgGAAAGAGATGGAGAGCAGAATGTGATTGAATTGGATACAGACAATGGGGTTAGTGATGGTGAAGAGCAGAGCCAAATTGCAGTTAGGGTGGTTGTTGGTGGTCTCATGCAAAATTCCTCAAATGGTGCTCATCATAAAGATCTGCTTCGAGTACCGGCAAGGCTAGAGAAGAAGGGTCACCTGTCATTTACTTTCACTATAGAGGAAGATGAGAACAAAAGCAATTTCTCTGGCAGTGGACAATCTCCCCCAAATAAAAAGGCTAGGCTTCAAGGTCAACGTAGCTTGGATCATGTGATGGTTGATCTTGCAAAGTTCATGGGCAAGGGGAAAATACCTATGAAG GTCCTTAAAGATATGGGAGAGTTGATCAGCCTCACTCTTACTCAGGCACGAAATCGTCAGCCATTATCAAAGTCAACCACCTTTAACCGCATTGAGATTTCAACATCTCCAGACCCACTAAATG GATTATATATTGGTGCTCATGGTCTGTACACTTCAGAAGTCATTCACTTTAGACGAAGATTTGGTCAGTGGAAAGAAGACGGTAGCCCTAAGGAGTCTTCACGCTTAGAATTTTACGAGTATGTTGAAGCGGTAAAATTAACTGGAGACTCTTATGTGCCAGCTGGTCAG ATAGCATTCCGTGCAAGAATTGGAAAAAAGTATCAACTTCCACATAAAGGAATTATTCCAGAAGAATTTGGTGTG ATTGCTCGTTATAGGGGACAAGGAAGGCTGGCAGAGCCTGGTTTCCGGAACCCCAGATGGGTTGATGGTGAACTGGTTATCCTAGATGGAAAG TACATTAAAGGAGGACCCGTTGTGGGTTTTGTCTACTGGGATCCTGAATATCATTTCTTAGTATTCTTCCATCGGCTTAGGCTGCAGGAGTGA
- the LOC101265590 gene encoding nicotinamidase 1 has translation MVIKTVDLLKNEIPIEEESVVITEDIKAGLVLVDIINGFCTVGAGNLAPREPNRQISEMIDESSRLARAFCDKKLPVLAFLDSHQPDKLEHPYPSHCITGTDESNLVPALRWVEEEPNVTIRRKDCYDGYIGSFQEDGSNVFVDWVKNNQVQLLLVVGVCTDICVLDFVCSTLSAKNRGFLNPLKDVVVYSQGCATFDFPLSMARYTKDISPHPQELMHHVGLYMAKGRGAKIAKEVSFNNLNKP, from the exons ATGGTAATAAAAACAGTAGAtcttttgaagaatgaaattcCCATAGAGGAGGAATCAGTAGTCATCACTGAAGATATTAAGGCTGGACTTGTTCTTGTGGACATAATCAATGGATTTTGTACTGTTGGAGCTGGAAATCTG GCACCAAGAGAGCCTAACAGGCAGATCAGTGAAATGATTGATGAATCATCAAGGCTTGCTAGAGCGTTTTGTGACAAGAAATTGCCAGTTCTTGCCTTTCTTGATTCACATCAACCTGATAAACTTGAACACCCATATCCTTCTCACTGCATCACTGGCACTGATGAATCCAACTTGGTTCCTG CACTAAGATGGGTGGAGGAGGAACCAAATGTTACCATCAGGCGCAAAGATTGTTATGATGGCTATATTGGTTCCTTTCAGGAGGATGGCTCTAATGTATTTGTTGATTGGGTGAAGAACAACCAAGTTCAACTT TTGTTGGTGGTAGGGGTGTGCACGGATATTTGTGTGCTGGACTTTGTTTGCTCTACATTATCAGCTAAGAACCGCGGATTCCTCAACCCTTTAAAGGATGTAGTAGTTTACTCTCAGGGATGTGCCACCTTTGATTTTCCACTCTCTATGGCAAGATACACCAAAGATATTTCACCACATCCACAG GAGCTAATGCATCATGTGGGACTTTATATGGCCAAGGGAAGGGGTGCAAAAATAGCTAAAGAAGTTTCCTTCAACAACTTGAACAAACCATGA